The following are encoded in a window of Manihot esculenta cultivar AM560-2 chromosome 8, M.esculenta_v8, whole genome shotgun sequence genomic DNA:
- the LOC110621049 gene encoding nucleolin 1 isoform X2, whose translation MAPKKQPGPRPKRAVTATAKRAVPDTTPIRVHSSDSLTAAKSPHNVEAKTTAQSACEGALLPSSSPAIEDGNTSVAPSVPGIAETVNEIPADEKRGNCSMGAENNKISTGNETLPLENRKPDVSLGIGSRIEEKDFIGGSENGDSGNDDVVAMKPNKKTKKVVKVVKKVVKKRVPKSMHKAITACSNKELTTEEDLDDDSEKLCSSDCVSSSMQEIGMVNLSGGPKDKGLENQPEILDGVVNGSTPKQDVGMVDCSLSVPVIVENSDAYVTLSVEEAKNPDQPLGVPMEVETFDTMGEGGKEVSVNEIPVKGEKSEGAVEKSDTATKIPMEMMNVDLVGNRNNECVVQFVGSSSGNEEGAKEDSEKGNGRIVLSGELEALERRRRRKTEIFIGGLNTDAKEEDIREVFEEVGDIVEVRLVTNSKTGKNKGYAFVRYASAADAKKALEKYQKAEICGKQCSTAAVEGNDTIFLGNIDKQWTNEDVIKLLQDIGIEKIDKVTVMTDPSNMGRNRGFAFLELETYKDAQIAFKKLQKKGLGKLRNIKVAWAEPLSEPDEEELLKVKSVYAEYLPPSWDAEKVRSYFTKFGEIENVVLSRNLHSSRRNDFAFVNFKTRESALACIELFNHERLSNEGSQVNVKVSLAKPVQKGKLQKKISKPTSKEIIKQKQSSQGMTNRDYSHVFPGQKRSFYMLGDDLNYSDPRGYARIRMDSSSPVGSLSHGEVPPVFGMASLSYYQQQGAGYALGHRYPDYANSFQREEPPYHGCGRDYYKY comes from the exons ATGGCTCCGAAGAAGCAACCAGGTCCCCGGCCGAAACGTGCCGTTACAGCCACCGCCAAGCGCGCTGTCCCCGACACTACTCCTATTCGTGTTCATTCGTCTGATTCCTTAACCGCTGCTAAATCTCCACACAATGTCGAAGCCAAAACAACCGCACAATCAGCTTGTGAAGGTGCCCTATTGCCGTCTTCTTCCCCTGCGATCGAAGATGGAAACACCTCGGTGGCACCTTCTGTTCCAGGTATCGCAGAAACTGTGAATGAAATACCTGCAGACGAGAAGCGGGGAAATTGTTCAATGGGAgcggaaaataataaaattagcacGGGAAATGAAACCCTACCTCTGGAGAATAGGAAACCGGACGTCTCCCTTGGAATTGGCTCGAGAATCGAGGAGAAAGACTTTATTGGTGGGAGTGAAAATGGAGATTCTGGCAACGATGATGTGGTGGCGATGAAGCCGAATAAGAAGACGAAGAAGGTGGTGAAGGTTGTGAAGAAGGTGGTGAAAAAAAGAGTGCCCAAATCTATGCATAAGGCCATAACTGCGTGTTCGAATAAAGAATTGACGACAGAGGAGGATTTGGATGATGATAGTGAAAAACTTTGCAGCAGCGATTGTGTTTCTTCTTCAATGCAAGAAATTGGAATGGTCAATTTGAGTGGAGGACCAAAGGATAAAGGCCTGGAGAACCAGCCGGAAATTCTGGATGGTGTAGTTAATGGTTCCACGCCAAAGCAGGATGTTGGAATGGTGGATTGTTCACTTTCTGTCCCAGTTATTGTTGAAAATTCTGATGCCTATGTGACATTGTCAGTGGAAGAAGCTAAAAATCCTGATCAGCCTCTTGGTGTTCCTATGGAAGTTGAAACTTTTGATACTATGGGTGAGGGAGGAAAAGAAGTTTCTGTGAATGAAATTCCAGTGAAGGGCGAAAAGAGTGAGGGTGCAGTTGAGAAATCAGATACTGCTACTAAAATACCCATGGAAATGATGAATGTGGATTTAGTTGGGAATAGAAATAATGAGTGTGTGGTTCAATTTGTGGGCTCGAGCAGCGGAAATGAGGAGGGAGCAAAGGAGGACAGTGAGAAGGGTAATGGAAGGATAGTTTTGAGTGGGGAGCTGGAGGCACtggagaggaggaggaggaggaagacaGAGATTTTCATTGGTGGGTTAAATACTGATGCAAAGGAGGAGGATATCAGGGAGGTTTTTGAGGAAGTTGGTGATATTGTGGAAGTGAGATTGGTGACTAATAGCAAGACAGGGAAGAATAAGGGGTATGCATTTGTGAGGTATGCTTCAGCTGCTGATGCAAAGAAGGCCTTGGAGAAATACCAAAAAGCTGAG ATTTGTGGAAAGCAGTGTAGTACAGCAGCTGTTGAGGGCAACGACACAATTTTTCTTGGTAACATTGACAAGCAGTGGACAAATGAAGAT GTCATTAAACTTTTGCAAGATATAGGAATTGAGAAAATAGATAAAGTGACCGTAATGACTGATCCTTCAAATATGGGACGTAATCGTGGGTTTGCATTTTTAGAACTTGAAACTTACAAAGATGCTCAAATTGCTTTCAAGAAACTTCAGAAGAAGGGTCTGGGAAAACTTCGAAATATAAAAGTCGCTTGGGCAGAACCCTTAAGTGAGCCAGATGAAGAAGAATTGCTGAAG GTTAAGTCAGTGTATGCAGAGTATTTACCTCCCTCCTGGGATGCAGAAAAAGTGAGAAGTTACTTTACAAAGTTTGGAGAAATTGAAAATGTTGTTCTTTCCCGAAATCTACATTCTTCAAGGAGAAACGACTTTGcctttgttaattttaaaaccCGCGAATCTGCTCTTGCATGCATAGAATTATTCAACCATGAGAGATTGAGCAATGAGGGATCTCAG GTAAATGTGAAGGTATCCCTTGCAAAACCTGTACAAAAGGGCAAACTCCAAAAGAAAATCTCCAAGCCTACAAGCAAAGAAATTATTAAACAAAAGCAGTCAAGTCAAG GCATGACAAATCGTGATTATTCTCATGTGTTCCCTGGACAGAAACGCTCTTTTTATATGTTG GGAGATGATCTGAATTATTCAGATCCTAGAGGGTATGCGCGTATTCGAATGGATAGTTCTTCTCCAGTTGGAAGCCTAAG CCATGGTGAAGTTCCCCCAGTTTTTGGAATGGCTTCTCTTTCCTATTATCAGCAACAAGGTGCTGGTTATGCATTAG GTCACAGATATCCAGATTATGCAAATAGTTTTCAG AGAGAAGAACCTCCTTATCATGGCTGTGGTAGAGATTACTACAAAT ATTGA
- the LOC110621049 gene encoding nucleolin 1 isoform X1, giving the protein MAPKKQPGPRPKRAVTATAKRAVPDTTPIRVHSSDSLTAAKSPHNVEAKTTAQSACEGALLPSSSPAIEDGNTSVAPSVPGIAETVNEIPADEKRGNCSMGAENNKISTGNETLPLENRKPDVSLGIGSRIEEKDFIGGSENGDSGNDDVVAMKPNKKTKKVVKVVKKVVKKRVPKSMHKAITACSNKELTTEEDLDDDSEKLCSSDCVSSSMQEIGMVNLSGGPKDKGLENQPEILDGVVNGSTPKQDVGMVDCSLSVPVIVENSDAYVTLSVEEAKNPDQPLGVPMEVETFDTMGEGGKEVSVNEIPVKGEKSEGAVEKSDTATKIPMEMMNVDLVGNRNNECVVQFVGSSSGNEEGAKEDSEKGNGRIVLSGELEALERRRRRKTEIFIGGLNTDAKEEDIREVFEEVGDIVEVRLVTNSKTGKNKGYAFVRYASAADAKKALEKYQKAEICGKQCSTAAVEGNDTIFLGNIDKQWTNEDVIKLLQDIGIEKIDKVTVMTDPSNMGRNRGFAFLELETYKDAQIAFKKLQKKGLGKLRNIKVAWAEPLSEPDEEELLKVKSVYAEYLPPSWDAEKVRSYFTKFGEIENVVLSRNLHSSRRNDFAFVNFKTRESALACIELFNHERLSNEGSQVNVKVSLAKPVQKGKLQKKISKPTSKEIIKQKQSSQGPVKPVEPRYSKMPAIHVSNQVLGDISASGAAELEQRLAERALQKQMQARLTSGMTNRDYSHVFPGQKRSFYMLGDDLNYSDPRGYARIRMDSSSPVGSLSHGEVPPVFGMASLSYYQQQGAGYALGHRYPDYANSFQREEPPYHGCGRDYYKY; this is encoded by the exons ATGGCTCCGAAGAAGCAACCAGGTCCCCGGCCGAAACGTGCCGTTACAGCCACCGCCAAGCGCGCTGTCCCCGACACTACTCCTATTCGTGTTCATTCGTCTGATTCCTTAACCGCTGCTAAATCTCCACACAATGTCGAAGCCAAAACAACCGCACAATCAGCTTGTGAAGGTGCCCTATTGCCGTCTTCTTCCCCTGCGATCGAAGATGGAAACACCTCGGTGGCACCTTCTGTTCCAGGTATCGCAGAAACTGTGAATGAAATACCTGCAGACGAGAAGCGGGGAAATTGTTCAATGGGAgcggaaaataataaaattagcacGGGAAATGAAACCCTACCTCTGGAGAATAGGAAACCGGACGTCTCCCTTGGAATTGGCTCGAGAATCGAGGAGAAAGACTTTATTGGTGGGAGTGAAAATGGAGATTCTGGCAACGATGATGTGGTGGCGATGAAGCCGAATAAGAAGACGAAGAAGGTGGTGAAGGTTGTGAAGAAGGTGGTGAAAAAAAGAGTGCCCAAATCTATGCATAAGGCCATAACTGCGTGTTCGAATAAAGAATTGACGACAGAGGAGGATTTGGATGATGATAGTGAAAAACTTTGCAGCAGCGATTGTGTTTCTTCTTCAATGCAAGAAATTGGAATGGTCAATTTGAGTGGAGGACCAAAGGATAAAGGCCTGGAGAACCAGCCGGAAATTCTGGATGGTGTAGTTAATGGTTCCACGCCAAAGCAGGATGTTGGAATGGTGGATTGTTCACTTTCTGTCCCAGTTATTGTTGAAAATTCTGATGCCTATGTGACATTGTCAGTGGAAGAAGCTAAAAATCCTGATCAGCCTCTTGGTGTTCCTATGGAAGTTGAAACTTTTGATACTATGGGTGAGGGAGGAAAAGAAGTTTCTGTGAATGAAATTCCAGTGAAGGGCGAAAAGAGTGAGGGTGCAGTTGAGAAATCAGATACTGCTACTAAAATACCCATGGAAATGATGAATGTGGATTTAGTTGGGAATAGAAATAATGAGTGTGTGGTTCAATTTGTGGGCTCGAGCAGCGGAAATGAGGAGGGAGCAAAGGAGGACAGTGAGAAGGGTAATGGAAGGATAGTTTTGAGTGGGGAGCTGGAGGCACtggagaggaggaggaggaggaagacaGAGATTTTCATTGGTGGGTTAAATACTGATGCAAAGGAGGAGGATATCAGGGAGGTTTTTGAGGAAGTTGGTGATATTGTGGAAGTGAGATTGGTGACTAATAGCAAGACAGGGAAGAATAAGGGGTATGCATTTGTGAGGTATGCTTCAGCTGCTGATGCAAAGAAGGCCTTGGAGAAATACCAAAAAGCTGAG ATTTGTGGAAAGCAGTGTAGTACAGCAGCTGTTGAGGGCAACGACACAATTTTTCTTGGTAACATTGACAAGCAGTGGACAAATGAAGAT GTCATTAAACTTTTGCAAGATATAGGAATTGAGAAAATAGATAAAGTGACCGTAATGACTGATCCTTCAAATATGGGACGTAATCGTGGGTTTGCATTTTTAGAACTTGAAACTTACAAAGATGCTCAAATTGCTTTCAAGAAACTTCAGAAGAAGGGTCTGGGAAAACTTCGAAATATAAAAGTCGCTTGGGCAGAACCCTTAAGTGAGCCAGATGAAGAAGAATTGCTGAAG GTTAAGTCAGTGTATGCAGAGTATTTACCTCCCTCCTGGGATGCAGAAAAAGTGAGAAGTTACTTTACAAAGTTTGGAGAAATTGAAAATGTTGTTCTTTCCCGAAATCTACATTCTTCAAGGAGAAACGACTTTGcctttgttaattttaaaaccCGCGAATCTGCTCTTGCATGCATAGAATTATTCAACCATGAGAGATTGAGCAATGAGGGATCTCAG GTAAATGTGAAGGTATCCCTTGCAAAACCTGTACAAAAGGGCAAACTCCAAAAGAAAATCTCCAAGCCTACAAGCAAAGAAATTATTAAACAAAAGCAGTCAAGTCAAG GTCCTGTAAAGCCTGTTGAACCGAGATACAGCAAAATGCCTGCCATACATGTTAGCAATCAAGTATTGGGTGATATAAGCGCCTCTGGAGCTGCTGAGCTTGAGCAACGCTTAGCTGAGCGAGCTCTACAAAAGCAAATGCAAGCAAGATTGACCTCGG GCATGACAAATCGTGATTATTCTCATGTGTTCCCTGGACAGAAACGCTCTTTTTATATGTTG GGAGATGATCTGAATTATTCAGATCCTAGAGGGTATGCGCGTATTCGAATGGATAGTTCTTCTCCAGTTGGAAGCCTAAG CCATGGTGAAGTTCCCCCAGTTTTTGGAATGGCTTCTCTTTCCTATTATCAGCAACAAGGTGCTGGTTATGCATTAG GTCACAGATATCCAGATTATGCAAATAGTTTTCAG AGAGAAGAACCTCCTTATCATGGCTGTGGTAGAGATTACTACAAAT ATTGA
- the LOC110621811 gene encoding blue copper protein-like yields the protein MASRLVFFIFMLIAAIVPTSRARWKEFIVGDEAGWTLGFDYQAWAQGKKFHVGDKLVFKYHVGAHNVFKVNGTGFQNCIKPKVGEALSTGNDTIVLATPGRKWYVCGVGKHCENGMKLVIDVFPLPEQAPKPSPPAPLTYGKEFIVGDDAGWTLGFDYQAWAQGKKFHVGDKLVFRYYVGDHNVFKVNGTGFQNCIKPKVGEALSTGNDTIVLTTPGRKWYVCGVGKHCENGMKLFINVFPLNAQAPKPSPPPAPLTYGREFIVGDEAGWRLGFDYQAWARDKHFRVGDKLVFQYYPGAHNVFKVNGTGFQNCIRPPATEALTTGNDTIVLATPGRKWYICGVGQHCEKGMKLFLTVLPPATA from the exons ATGGCTTCCCGTCTTGTTTTCTTCATTTTCATGCTGATTGCTGCCATTGTTCCAACAAGCAGAGCTAGGTGGAAGGAGTTCATTGTTGGAGATGAAGCAGGATGGACACTAGGATTTGATTATCAAGCTTGGGCTCAGGGCAAGAAGTTTCACGTTGGAGACAAGCTTG TATTTAAATATCATGTTGGAGCTCACAAcgtcttcaaggtgaatggaacTGGGTTTCAAAACTGCATTAAGCCAAAGGTAGGTGAGGCATTAAGCACTGGAAACGACACAATCGTTTTGGCAACTCCAGGAAGAAAATGGTATGTTTGTGGAGTAGGCAAGCATTGCGAAAATGGCATGAAACTTGTTATAGATGTGTTCCCACTTCCAGAACAAGCTCCCAAGCCCAGCCCACCTGCTCCACTCACTTATGGTAAAGAATTCATAGTCGGAGATGATGCAGGATGGACACTAGGATTTGATTATCAAGCTTGGGCTCAAGGCAAAAAGTTTCACGTTGGAGACAAGCTTG TATTTAGATATTATGTGGGAGATCACAACGTGTTCAAGGTGAATGGAACTGGATTTCAAAACTGCATTAAGCCAAAAGTAGGTGAGGCACTAAGCACTGGAAACGACACAATCGTTTTGACAACTCCAGGAAGAAAATGGTACGTTTGTGGAGTAGGCAAACATTGCGAAAACGGCATGAAACTTTTTATAAATGTGTTCCCACTTAATGCACAAGCTCCCAAGCCTAGCCCGCCACCTGCTCCTCTCACTTACGGCAGAGAATTCATAGTCGGAGATGAAGCTGGGTGGAGACTAGGCTTTGATTACCAAGCTTGGGCTAGGGACAAGCATTTCCGAGTTGGTGACAAGCTTG TGTTTCAATATTACCCCGGAGCTCACAATGTGTTTAAGGTGAACGGAACTGGCTTCCAGAACTGCATTAGGCCACCGGCAACTGAGGCTCTAACAACCGGAAATGACACAATAGTTTTGGCAACTCCGGGAAGAAAATGGTACATCTGTGGAGTTGGGCAACACTGCGAGAAAGGGATGAAACTTTTCCTGACTGTGCTGCCACCTGCAACTGCTTAA
- the LOC110620164 gene encoding binding partner of ACD11 1, with amino-acid sequence MQTRTVQVKHVSDLASEREIHEFFSFSGEIEHIEIIRENGQSKTAFVTFKDPKALEIALLLSGATIVDQIVSITPAENYVPNQETLEVRRADTSVSAVPAESSPSNVEAKTSPPSNGNIYISRAQEVVSTVLAKGSAFRQDAVNKAKAFDEKHRLTASASAKVVSFDQRVGLTEKLTVGISAVNEKVKSVDQRLHVSDKTMAAIFAAERKINDTGSAVKSSRYVIAGAAWLNGAFSKVARVGQVAGTKTREKFNLAVSNLTAKESPIAV; translated from the exons ATGCAG ACGAGAACGGTTCAAGTGAAGCATGTATCAGATCTAGCAAGTGAGAGAGAGATTCACgagtttttctctttctctggTGAAATCGAGCACATTGAGATCATACG TGAAAATGGGCAATCAAAAACAGCATTTGTTACATTCAAAGATCCTAAAGCGCTTGAAATTGCTTTGCTGTTATCG ggAGCAACTATTGTTGACCAGATAGTGAGTATAACTCCTGCAGAAAATTATGTGCCAAATCAGGAGACACTG GAAGTAAGAAGGGCAGACACTTCTGTATCTGCTGTTCCTGCTGAAAGTTCTCCATCAAATGTTGAG GCTAAAACTAGCCCCCCTAGCAATGGAAATATTTACATCAGTAGAGCGCAAGAAGTGGTTTCAACTGTGCTGGCAAAAGGTTCAGCTTTTCGCCAAGATGCAGTGAATAAGGCCAAGGCATTTGATGAAAAACATCGCTTGACTGCTAGTGCATCTGCCAAGGTAGTTTCTTTTGATCAGAGAGTTGGGCTCACGGAGAAATTGACAGTTGGCATTTCAGCAGTCAATGAGAAAGTGAAGTCTGTGGACCAAAGGCTTCATGTTTCAGATAAAACCATGGCAGCAATATTTGCAGCGGAGAGGAAGATAAATGACACAGGATCAGCTGTCAAATCAAGCAG ATATGTGATAGCTGGAGCAGCTTGGCTAAACGGTGCCTTTAGTAAGGTGGCAAGGGTAGGTCAGGTTGCTGGTACAAAAACCAGGGAGAAATTCAATTTGGCTGTTTCAAACTTAACTGCGAAG GAATCTCCAATTGCTGTGTAA
- the LOC110619978 gene encoding uncharacterized protein LOC110619978, translating into METKDQPAIDFDYEEFEPFCKWRRDEKCDFFEIYGLQDFKKEQLKIKRKLNTLIITGECPLKNNIRNLFRKEIRLSKHWKIDEIRAKFKKRGILYVTLPKKTSSSFSKKGGNSTGFVFAWLALPSNYLAVAVVPLAIVIGGLFVCKNYMSF; encoded by the exons ATGGAAACCAAAGATCAGCCAGCCATCGACTTCGATTACGAGGAGTTTGAGCCCTTCTGCAAGTGGCGAAGAGATGAAAAATGTGACTTTTTTGAGATCTATGGTCTtcaag ATTTCAAAAAAGAGCAACTCAAGATAAAGAGAAAGCTCAACACTTTAATCATAACTGGAGAATGTCCACTGAAGAACAATATCCGAAATCTTTTCCGAAAAGAAATCAGACTTTCCAAACATTGGAAAATAGATGAAATTCgagcaaagtttaagaaaagaGGAATTCTGTATGTAACATTACCTAAGAAGACGTCCTCATCATTCTCCAAGAAAGGAGGCAATAGTACTGGATTTGTTTTTGCATGGTTGGCCTTGCCTTCAAATTACTTGGCCGTGGCTGTCGTTCCACTTGCCATTGTTATTGGAGGATTATTTGTGTGCAAAAACTACATGTCGTTTTGA